Part of the Fundidesulfovibrio terrae genome is shown below.
ACCCGGACACCGTGCCCGAGAACCGTTAGCCTCCAAGGCTGGTTTCCCGACGCACCGGCGAGGGCGTCACGGTCTCGGGCGGAAGGTTCTTCCTAATGCCTTTCAATAAAAAACAAGTATATCTTGATTGCTGTTTTTGTAGAGGGGGTGCTTTTGTTCGTTAACGAGTGAAGTAGCTAATTTTATTTTGTTAATTAAGGACGAGTTGACCGTCCGGGAGGAACAGTTGGAACGCTCCCGAGCCGGTGCGGTCCTTATGAGCCGCCTTGTCGGCAGCTTTTGCGCAAAGCGTGCACCAAATCTTTCGTATCGTTGCTATCCTGCTGCAATTTTTTGATCTTTTTGACGGCGTGCAGCACCGTGGAGTGGTCCTTCCCGCCGAAGAGCTTGCCCAGGGCCGGGTAGGACAGCCCCAGCTCCTCGCGGCACAGCAGCATGGCCACCTGCCTGGCCAGGACGATGTCCTTGGTGCGCTTGGAGCCCAGGATGGTCTTGGCGTCCAGGTTGAAGCGCCTGCCCACCTGCTCCAGGATGACCGTGGGCGTGGTCCGGGCGGTCTGCTCGTCCAGGCTGCGGCCCATGATGTTCTCGAAGATGGCCTCGGAGATGTCTCTTTTGAGAAGCTCCCGGAATGCCTGGAATTTCACCATGAGGCCGTGCAGTCCCCGGAAATCGTGGTGGCGCTGGGCCAGGGTGAGCATCTGGGACTTGCTGAGGGCTATCTTCTTGCGCTGGCAGTGGTCCTGCACGTACTTCAGGCGCACGTCCAGGTCCGGCTTGGAGAGCTGCACCATGAGCCCGCCGTCCAGCCGTGTCTTGAGGTCCAGCGGTATCCCCTCGCACGAGGCCAGCGGCACGGCCGTGGAAAAGGCCATCTGGCGCTTGGAGTCCAGAAACGCGTTGAACAGGATAAGGACCTCCCGGGCCATGTTCGGATAGTCGCCCAGGCGGTGCAGGTCGTCCAGGAAGAAGCAGCTGTAGCCCGTGAGGTGCGTGCGCACCGCAATGGGGGAATCCTGCGGCCCGGCCTCGTAGAGCTCGGCCAAGTCGTCCAGGGTGCCCAGGAAGATGAAGTTCTTGTCCAGCTGCTTGCTGATTTCGTTGGCCATGCAGCGCAGAAGGTGCGTCTTGCCCGTGCCCGGATCTCCCTGGATCACCAGGGGGTTGAACTTCACCTCGCGGCTTTTGGCCACCTCCCGGGCCGAGGCCAGGGGGAAGAGGTTCTTTTGGTTGGTGAAGAACTGCTCGAAGGTGAACTCGTGGCCGAAGGGGAAGTCGATGCTGGCCGCCGAAAAGGCCGGCTGGGAGGGCTGGGCCCCGGCCGTGGCGCCCTCCCGGTTGCGGTAACGCAGCACGTAGCCCGGCCCCAGGTAGAGGCTCACCTGCTTCTCGAAATGATCCTTGACCTGGGAATCGAACCACTGCCCGAAATAGGCGTGCGGAAACTCCACCACGATCTCCAGGGAGTCGGGAAGGGGGTGCAGATCCAGCGGATCGAACCAGCGGGCCAGGTCCGATTCCGGGGTGATCTGGGCGAGGTGGCGGCGAAGTTGTTCCTTGAGCACGTCGGTGATGCGAACGCTCGACTTGGGATGGAGGAGGCTAGTCCAAAACCCGCCGGTGTTCAACAGCCCCGGGGGTCGTATTGCCAATACGCGTGTTTTTGGCCATGATGCGGGCTCTTTTCTTTCAGGGAGGCTTGAAAGCCATGGCTCAGGTCCACAAGACCATCAAGGAAATCAACGAGCGCATCAAGAAAGGCAAGGCCGTCATCCTCACCGCCGAGGAGATGGTCGAGGAAGTCCGCCGCAAGGGCAAGACCGCCGCGGCCAAGGACGTGGACGTCGTCACCACCGGCACCTTCTCGCCCATGTGCTCCTCGGGCATGCTCTTCAACTTCGGCCAGGAGCCGCCCACCATCAAGGCCTCCCAGGTGTGGCTGAACGGCGTGCCGGCCTACGCGGGCCTCGCCGCCGTGGACGCCTACCTGGGCTGCACCGAGCCCCGCGAGGACGACCCCTTAAACAAGGTCTACCCCGGCCGCTTCGCCTACGGCGGCGGACACGTCATCGAGGACCTGCTGCGCGGCAAGGCCGTGCGCCTCAAGGCCACCGCCTACGGCACCGACTGCTACCCCAGGCGCGAACTGGACAAGTCCGTCACCCTGGCGGACCTCAAATACGCGGAGCTCTTAAACCCCCGCAACTGCTACCAGAGCTACAACGTGGCCGTCACCACCGGCAGCCGCGTGATCTACACCTACATGGGGCCGCTCAAGCCCGGCATGCGAAACGCCAACTACGCCACCGCCGGGCAGCTCTCGCCCCTCTTCAACGACCCCTTCCTGCGCACCATCGGCATGGGAACCAAGATCTGGCTCGGCGGCGGCACCGGCTGGGTCATCGGCGCGGGCACCCAGCACAACCCGCGCCCGGCCCGCAACGAACGCGGCATCCCCCTCACCGCCTCGGGCACTCTCATGCTCAAGGGTGACATGAAGGGCATGAGCTACAAATGGGTGCGCGGCGTTTCCATCCTGGGCTACGGCTGCTCGCTGGCCGTGGGCGTGGGCATCCCCATCCCCATCCTGGACGAGGACATGGCTTGGTTCACCGGAGTCTCCGACGCCGACATCACCATGCCCGTGCGTGACTACGGGCAGGACTATCCCAACGGCATAAACAACGTGCTCGCCCAGCCCACCTTCGAAGAGCTGAAAAGCGGCGAGATCGACGTCAACGGCCAGAAGATCCGCACCGTGCCCCTGACCAGCTACGCCCTTTCGCTGGAGATCGCCCAGGAGCTGAAGGCCAAGATCGAGAAGGGCGAGTTCCTGCTGACCGAAGCGCAGGACAGGATTGTTTCGGAGTAAGAGTAAGAAAAAGAGTTAAGATGCCTCCGGCGGCCAAAGGGACGAAGTCCCTTTGGAATCCCATTTAGCTTCGCGGGATTCGTGAGCGGGCATCGGGAAGATTGGAGCGCCCGCCGCCGGAGGAACCGGCGACGGGCGCTCGTTTATTCCGGGGCTGCTGCCGGAGGACCGGCAGCACCCGCTTTTTGAGGTCAGGACCCTCGGATTACGCCTGCCCCAACAGTGGCGCCAACTCCGGGCAGGTCATGACGGGGTCGAATTCCAGGACAGTGTACGCGGCTACGCCCTCGCGCTTGAAAGGGTCGGTTTCCAGAACGGCGTCCAGCTCGTCCCGGCAGCACCCGTGCGCCAGGATCACCCCGCCCGTGCGCGGGGTGCACGGCCCGGAGGCGATGAACCGCCCCTTGGCGTAATTGTCCCTGAGGAAGACGCGGTGCTCTTCGAGCCAGCGATCCACTTCCTCGAGCGGCTTCTCGTACGTCAGCGTGATCACAAACATGAAATCTCCAGTGTTCTTCGTTCCTTGAGCTGTTATCCGGCGTTTTCGGCACGGACGGCGCCCTCTCTGGCAGCCGGAGGCATCTTGCTCTCACATCGCCCGTGAACGGGCCCAGCTCTCCAGATTATTCGCATCCAGCGCGCCTGAAATGGAATCCACTACCTTGCCGTTCTTGAACAGGATCAGCGTGGGCACGCTTCGTATGCCCATCTGCCCGGCCAGCACCTGTTCGGTCTCGGTGTTGACCTTGGCGGCGCGGATTTCGGGTTCCAGGCGGCGGGCCACTTCCTCGTAGGCGTTGGCCATGCCGCGGCACGGGCCGCACCAGGGGGCCCAGAAATCCACCAGGAGGGGCACGTCGGTCTCCTGGACGTGTTTGGCGAAGTTGGCCTCGGTCAGGTCAACCGGCCTGCCGGGAAACAGCGATTTCGCGCATTTGCCGCAGGTGGCCTGGAGCTCCTTGCCGGGGATGACCCGGTTGCGGGTGTGGCAGTGGGGGCAGGTGACTTTTCTGGTGTCGGACATGATGAGTCTCCCTGGTTGAATTCGGCGTGAAGACCTCATAATATTTCTTTTTAAAAGTTTGTCGACAGGAGACGCCATGTTTTTCGTGAACTTGAACCTGCGCAAGGCATTCAAGGATCCTACGGTCCTGGAAGCGTTTTTCGCGCGCGGTGTGAACCCCGAGCTTGGCCTGGACCCGGTCCTCATGGACATGGTGGACCTGGACTGGCACCGGGCCATGGCGGCGGAACTCAAAGCCCGTGGGCTCACGCCCGCGCTGCACCTGCCCTTTTTCGACCTCCAGCCGGGCAGCGCGGACAGTCTGGTGTTGGGGGCCTGCCGGGAGAGGCTCTGCCGGGCCATGGAAGTGGCCATGATTTACGAACCGGCGCACATGATAGGCCACGTAAAGTATGACCATCTGTTATACATGCACACCTATCCCCAGTGGCGCGACCGCGCGGTTGTCACCTGGCAGGCCATGATGGACGCCTGGCCGGATCACCCGCCGCTCTACCTGGAGAACACCTTCGAGCCCGATCCGGCCACGGTGGCCGGGGTGGTGGAGAAGCTCCTGGAGGAGCGCCCCGGCCGGGCCGGGCTGTGTCTGGACGTGGGGCACTGGTACAGCTTTTCGGAGGGCCACAGGCTGGATAACCTCGACGCCTGGCTGGACGCCTTCGCGCCGCTTCTCTCCCACCTGCACCTTCACGACAACGACGGCAGCTTCGATCAGCACAAGGGGCTCGGGCAGGGCGAGATACCCTGGCAGGCGTTCTTCGAGGGGCTTCAGAAGCGGGGGTTGACTCCGTCGGTGACCTTCGAGCCCCACTCCGACGACGCCTTCGAGGCGGCCATGGAATTCGTGCGGGGCAGGCCGGAGTGGTTCGAGCCGCTCAACGTGGTTGCGCCGGGAGCTTGAGCAAGCTCCCGGGCCGGGCCGGGAGCGATGAATGAAGAAAGGGCGGACCGGCCGGTCCGCCATTTTCGTTATCCTGCTGGGAGAACGGGGCTACTGGAAGTATTTCTTGTCGTCGTCGGCCGGCTTGCCCTGTCCGGCCGGAGCCTGCTTGGCCGGTCCGGAGCCGGACCCCGTGAATGACGCGGAATCCTTGCAGTTCTCGTTGGAGGCATTCATGACCGCAGTGAGGTTGCGCAACGAGAACTTCAGTACGCGGACTTTCTTCTCTATCTCGACCTTGAAGCTGATCATCTGGCCCTTCTGCACCTGGGCGCGGATCGTCTGGTTGGCGAAAAGCTTCCCGAAATCCACGAACACCTCGGTCTTTCCGGCCTCGCCGGCGTAGTCGTAGGGGACGGTCACCGGCGCTTCGTCGTCGACGCGGACTTCTCCTTGCAGCTGGTCCGAACGGAACTTGTTGGGGAACGGCTTGTCGTAGTCCTCAAGCCCCATGCTCACCAGGACGTTGGAACAGTTGTTGGAGGGCCTGTAGGCGAAGAGGAAGTTGGCCTTGGCGCTGTTTTCGGCCTTGGCGCTGGTCTTGGCGGTATGGATGACCACGCCGTTCTTGTCGGAGAAATTCTCGTAGGTCCAGACCTGGTAGTGAACGACGACGTTCGGGTCGGGGGAGGCGTTTTTGACGGTCTGGCAGCCCTGCAGAGCGAGGGCGAGCGCAAGGACGAGGGACAGGGCGGAAGGGATCGATCCACGCATTGGGGAACTCCTGAAACGCACGTGCGGGGTTACTGGGGCAGGGCCACCACGAGCACCACGCCGGGCAGGCTCTTTTCCCCGATCTCCACGACCTTCATATCCTGGGCGGAGTCGTCGGTGGTGAAGGAAATCTCGTTGATCTCCAGGAACGATTTCACGATGGGCGTGCGGATGGCGAAGTTGATGTTCTGGGGCACGTCGCCGGTGGCCTTGAGCACGGCCATGGCGTCCAGCTTGGAGACGACCACGCCCACCACATTGCCGGTGGAATCAAGCAACGGCCCGCCGGAGTTGCCGGGCTGCACGGGGGCGGTGGTCTGCAGCAGGCGCGAGTCGTCGCCCAGTCCCACTGCGGAGCTGACGTTGCCGGTGGTGATGTTGGGGTGGGTGGAGACCATGCCGTAGTAGGGGAAGCCGATGGCGACGACCTCCTCGCCCGGCTTCACGGTCTTGGCCCCCCGGAAGTTGAGGAAGGTCTTGGGGGCGAAGTCTACCTTGAGCAGGGCCAGGTCGTTGACGGGATCGGTCTTGATGAGCTTGGCGTCGTATTTGTTGTTCTGGTATTCGCACTGGTATTTGCGTCCGGCGTTGACCACATGGAAGTTGGTGATCAGGTAGCCGTCGTTGTTGACGAAGAATCCGGTGCCGAACCCGCCCTGCTTCTCCTTGGGCTTGTCCTTGCCTCCCTCGGCCTGGGACGGCTTCTTGCCGGAGGCGGGCAGGGCCGAGCACACCTCCGTCTGCTTGGCGCTGGCCTCGACGTAACCGGCCAGGGGGATGCGCATGATGTAGTCGGCCCCGTGCACGGACAGCTTCACCCGCAGGTTCGCGCCCTGGCGCATCTCGTCGAACAGGCCCTGGGCGTTCTCCGGCTCCGCGGTGTTGACGACCGCCAGGCCGTTGTTCTCGGGAAATGACACCTTGTACTTGAATTGGTGGACGGGTTTTTCATCCACGCGAATCATGCCCTGAAGGTTCTCGGTGGGCTGTCCTTTCTTCTTGGTGGTGGCGATGAAGACGATGACCGGCTCGGAGCATTTGTCCGCGTCGCGGTAGACGAGCATGCCCCCGGGGGCCTCCTGGGACTCGGAGTTCGCGTGCACCCGGACGAATTCCATGCCGTCCTCGGTCTTGTCCTTCAGGTACGTCCACTTGCGGAACGGGGTTGTCTCCTTGGCGAAGGCGGAAGAACCCAGGATCAGCAGGGCGGCGAGTACGGCGAGGATCGTGCGCATGGCTAGAAGAAGTCCTTGTCGGATTTTGAGGAGTTGGGCGCGGCAGGTTTCTTGTCGTCGAAGTAATCCGCGTCGCTCTTGCCGCTCTTGGGCTTGGACGCTCCTTCGGATGCGGGCTTATGGGGCTTCCGCTCCTGTCCGGGAGCGCCCTGGGAGCACAGCTGCGCGATACGCGCCAAAGCGGGCTGGAAGCCCTTGAGCGAGAAACGGTAGTACCATTCCCGCTCGCCCACCTTGAAGCGGAAGCGGATCATCTGACCGGTGCTCATCTCATCGATGACCGTCTTGGGGCTGGAGAAGCTGTCCACGTAGAAATGTCCGTAGGTGGCCCCGGCCTTGTTGGCGATGCGGCTGTTGGTCGTGTGGACGGGAAACTGGTCGATGCGCAACTCGCCGGAGATGTTCTGGCGCTCAGCGTCCTTTTCCGCCTTGGAGTTCAGGGGAAAACCGATGGAGACGAGCGTCGTGCCGCACTTGCTGGAGAATTTGCCGATGTACAGGGCGCATCTCTTGTCCTGGGTGTCGGGCGTGTACGTGGCGGAGACGGTGTCGTCGCCGTCCATGGCGGTGTAGGTGTTCCAGTCGTCGAAGGTCTTGTCCACCTTGTTCTCGGCCCTGGCCGGCCAGGGCAGGACGAGCAGGGCCGCCAGAAGCGCGAGCGCCGGCAAGACCGGGGGCAGCGAAAGAACAGGATACTTCGTGACGGGCATTCGAAACAACTCCCGGTCCAGGTTTCGTCGCAACTCATCTTCCGATCATTGACTACATTGAAAAATCGACAAGACAATAGCGATGCGAAAATCCGTAAATGATTCCCGGTTCGAGAGCAAGATGCCGGTGGTATCCGGCCATGAAGGAAGGAATATCCGGGTGCGGGTTAACGGCGCTTTCGGCGGCGCAGGATTCCCGTCTCGCCCACGGGCCGGGTGGTCCAGTCCAGGTTGATGGCCAGCACGCGCAGCCCGAACGTGACCGCGATGGAGATGAGCGCCGCGTAGAGCGGCTCCATCACGTTGTAGCGCCTGAGCGGTATGTAGATGATGCAGCCTATCAGGGCCGCGAAGGCGTAGAACTGCCCCGGCTTGAACACCATGGGCCGTTCGCCGGAGAACAGGTCGCGCAAGACGCCGCCGCCGCAGGCGTTCACCACGCCCACCAGCACCGCCGGAACCATTCCCAGGCCCAGGTGCAGGGTCTTCTCGACGCCCACCACCGCGTAGGCCCCCAGGGCCAGGGCGTCCACCAGGGCGATCAGCCGGTTGGAGACCACCGCGCGCGTGCCGAACGCAAGCCCCAGCACGGCGGCCGCGGCGGCCGCGATCAGGTAGCGGTCGTCCATGAGCACGGCCGGTATGCCGCGCTGCAGGAACACCCCGTCGCGGATGAGCGCCCCGCCCACCCCTGTGGCCAGGGAGAGCACGAACAGGCCGATGATGTCGTATTCGCGCCGGATGGCCTCGATGGCCCCGGTCAGGGCCATCAGGAACACCGCCGCCAGGTCGATGGCTATGGGCAGTTGGAACGGATGCGCTTCCATGCCTGAATCCCTACAACGAAAGCGTCTCGAGGCAAAGTCCGGAAGGCGCAGACCGCGGCGGAGTTCATCGACTTCGTGGCCTCGAAAGAAGGCCAGGACATCATCCGGGGCTTCGGGAAGGGCGAGTACGGGGAGTCGCTCTACAACGACGCGGAGTACGCGAAGAAATACGACGAATAGACGGGAGGTGAAAGCGGGAAGACTGGAGAGGGAAGAGTGGGAAGCCTCCGGCGGCCAAAGGGACCAGTCCCTTTGGAATCCCCTCCGGCTTCGCGTCGATCGATGTGACAATCATCAAGGCAGGAAGCGCGGCTTTGCGCGCTTCCTGCCTTCTTCATTGGATATACTGCGGAATGTTCATGATCAGGTCGTGCGTGAACCCCACCATCTTGTCCATGAGCCATGGGAAGGCGACGATGGCGGCCCCGAACATGACCACTATCTTTGGCACGAAGGTGAGCGTGGGGTCCTGGATCTGGGTGGCGGCCTGGACGATGGACAGCACCACGCCGACCACCAGGCTCACGCCCAGGAGGGGCAGCGACAGCATGAGGGTGGTCTCGATGGCGGTGCGGGCGAATCCTATGACGGCTTCAGGGGTCATGTGCGTATCTCCCTTGCGTTAGGCGAAACTGTTCACGAGCGAGGCGGTCATGAGGCTCCAGCCGTCCACCATGACGAAGAGCAGGAGCTTGAAGGGCATGGACACCATGGCCGGGGGCAGCATCATCATGCCCATGGCCAGAAGGATGCTCGAGACCACCATGTCCAGCACCAGGAATGGAATGTAGACCAGAAATCCGATGGTGAACCCGGTCTTGAGCTCGCTGATCATGAAGCCGGAGGCCAGCATGATGGTGGGCACGTCGTCCTTGGTCTTGGGCTGCTCCATCTTGGTGATGGTGTAGAAGATGGAGAGGTCTTTCTCGCGGGTGTGCTTGAAGAGGAATTCCCGCAGGGGGATTTCGGCCTTCTTGATGGCCTCGGAGAAGCCCATGCGCTCTTCCATGTAGGGATTGATGGCGTCGTCGTACATCTTCTTGCCCGTGGGATACATGATGACCACGCTCATGAAGATGGCCAGGCTGGCCAGGATCTGGTTGGGCGGCATCTGGCCGGTGCCCATGGCCTGGCGCAAAAACGAGAAGACCACGATGATGCGCGTGAACGAGGTGACGCACATGACGATGGACGGCGCCAGCGACAGCACCGTCAGAAGGAACAGGATCTCCAGCAGCATGCTGACCTTTTCAGGCTGCTGCTGGCCTCCCGCGAGATTGAGCGTGAGGGTCGGCTCAGCCGCCAGGGCCAGGGCCGGAAGGGCCAGGATCGCCAGCGTCAGCGCCAGCGTCTTCCAGTACGGCTTGAAAATCCTTGCGTTCATCGGATGCGTCCACCTCAGTCAGCAGATTGATGCTCTGGTCCGTGACCCCGAGCACCAACAGCTTATTCAAGAAGCGGACCACCATAATGTTTTTGCGCGGCCCCAGGGTGAGATGGCTCTCGACGCGCAGCCCGTGGGTCTTCACGGGCGCGCCCAGGCCGAAGCGGGGGCCGAAGCGCCTGAGCATCCAGTACGCCAGCAAAATGACGCCCAGGATAAGAAACAGCGCCAGGGCCATCTTGATGGACACCTCGCCCAGGCCCAGGGAGGGCGGGCCCGGGGGGCCGATGGGGGCGGTTACGTCAGCCAAGCTGCTTCACCCGTTCGATGGGGCTTATGATGTCGGTTAGGCGCACGCCGAATTTCTCGTTGATCACCACGGCCTCGCCCCGGGCCACCAGCTTGCCGTTGACGTAGATCTCCAGGGGCTCGCCCGCCAGCTTGTTCAGCTCGATGACCGAACCCTGGCCCAGCTGCAAAAGCTCGTTGATGAGGAGCTTGGTGCGCCCCAGTTCCGCCGAGACGTCCAGGGGGATGTCCAGGATGAAGTCCAGGTCGCGCCGGCCGGTCTCGGGCCTGGGGGCCTTGGATTCCTGCGTCAAATCCTTGAACTGGGCTTCCTTGCTCTTGGCGGAGAGCTGGGCCTGCTCGCGCTCGCGCTTGACCGAGGATTCCTCCTCGCCGGCCAGGGCGGCGGCCCACTGTTCGGCCAGGGCGTCGTCGCCGCCGCCTCCGGATTGGGCCGCGGCCGCACCCAGGGCCTGCTCGAAGGGGTCGAGCGCGGCTTCGCCTTTGTCGTCCTCGAGGGCGGCAGCCCATTCGGCGGCCAGTTGGTCTTGATCGATGTCGTCGGGGGCCATGAGAGCCTCCTCCCCTTGGTGTGGCGCCCATGGGCGAGCGCCTGGTTCACGGCGCGCCGCGCGCGCCGGTATCGTCTAGAAGCGGGTTTCCTCTTCCCTGAGCACCTGGAAGGCCTTGTTGGCCTTCACCGTGCCGGGAACGCCCCAGAATTTCTTCACGCCCTGCACCTCGACCTTGAGCATGTCCTCCACGTCGGTGTCGAGCAGGATGATGTCGCCTTCCTTGAGCGAGAGGAGCTGCCTGCCGGAGAGCTGGGTCTTGCCGAACTCCACCACCATCTCCACCGGGGTCTCCATGAGCCGCTCCTTGAAGCGGCTGATCCAGGCGTGGTCCACTTCCAGGCGCTCGGACTGGAAGGACGCGTA
Proteins encoded:
- a CDS encoding helix-turn-helix domain-containing protein: MLKEQLRRHLAQITPESDLARWFDPLDLHPLPDSLEIVVEFPHAYFGQWFDSQVKDHFEKQVSLYLGPGYVLRYRNREGATAGAQPSQPAFSAASIDFPFGHEFTFEQFFTNQKNLFPLASAREVAKSREVKFNPLVIQGDPGTGKTHLLRCMANEISKQLDKNFIFLGTLDDLAELYEAGPQDSPIAVRTHLTGYSCFFLDDLHRLGDYPNMAREVLILFNAFLDSKRQMAFSTAVPLASCEGIPLDLKTRLDGGLMVQLSKPDLDVRLKYVQDHCQRKKIALSKSQMLTLAQRHHDFRGLHGLMVKFQAFRELLKRDISEAIFENIMGRSLDEQTARTTPTVILEQVGRRFNLDAKTILGSKRTKDIVLARQVAMLLCREELGLSYPALGKLFGGKDHSTVLHAVKKIKKLQQDSNDTKDLVHALRKSCRQGGS
- a CDS encoding homocysteine biosynthesis protein, whose amino-acid sequence is MAQVHKTIKEINERIKKGKAVILTAEEMVEEVRRKGKTAAAKDVDVVTTGTFSPMCSSGMLFNFGQEPPTIKASQVWLNGVPAYAGLAAVDAYLGCTEPREDDPLNKVYPGRFAYGGGHVIEDLLRGKAVRLKATAYGTDCYPRRELDKSVTLADLKYAELLNPRNCYQSYNVAVTTGSRVIYTYMGPLKPGMRNANYATAGQLSPLFNDPFLRTIGMGTKIWLGGGTGWVIGAGTQHNPRPARNERGIPLTASGTLMLKGDMKGMSYKWVRGVSILGYGCSLAVGVGIPIPILDEDMAWFTGVSDADITMPVRDYGQDYPNGINNVLAQPTFEELKSGEIDVNGQKIRTVPLTSYALSLEIAQELKAKIEKGEFLLTEAQDRIVSE
- a CDS encoding YciI family protein, with protein sequence MFVITLTYEKPLEEVDRWLEEHRVFLRDNYAKGRFIASGPCTPRTGGVILAHGCCRDELDAVLETDPFKREGVAAYTVLEFDPVMTCPELAPLLGQA
- the trxC gene encoding thioredoxin TrxC; amino-acid sequence: MSDTRKVTCPHCHTRNRVIPGKELQATCGKCAKSLFPGRPVDLTEANFAKHVQETDVPLLVDFWAPWCGPCRGMANAYEEVARRLEPEIRAAKVNTETEQVLAGQMGIRSVPTLILFKNGKVVDSISGALDANNLESWARSRAM
- a CDS encoding sugar phosphate isomerase/epimerase family protein; this translates as MFFVNLNLRKAFKDPTVLEAFFARGVNPELGLDPVLMDMVDLDWHRAMAAELKARGLTPALHLPFFDLQPGSADSLVLGACRERLCRAMEVAMIYEPAHMIGHVKYDHLLYMHTYPQWRDRAVVTWQAMMDAWPDHPPLYLENTFEPDPATVAGVVEKLLEERPGRAGLCLDVGHWYSFSEGHRLDNLDAWLDAFAPLLSHLHLHDNDGSFDQHKGLGQGEIPWQAFFEGLQKRGLTPSVTFEPHSDDAFEAAMEFVRGRPEWFEPLNVVAPGA
- a CDS encoding S1C family serine protease, with the protein product MRTILAVLAALLILGSSAFAKETTPFRKWTYLKDKTEDGMEFVRVHANSESQEAPGGMLVYRDADKCSEPVIVFIATTKKKGQPTENLQGMIRVDEKPVHQFKYKVSFPENNGLAVVNTAEPENAQGLFDEMRQGANLRVKLSVHGADYIMRIPLAGYVEASAKQTEVCSALPASGKKPSQAEGGKDKPKEKQGGFGTGFFVNNDGYLITNFHVVNAGRKYQCEYQNNKYDAKLIKTDPVNDLALLKVDFAPKTFLNFRGAKTVKPGEEVVAIGFPYYGMVSTHPNITTGNVSSAVGLGDDSRLLQTTAPVQPGNSGGPLLDSTGNVVGVVVSKLDAMAVLKATGDVPQNINFAIRTPIVKSFLEINEISFTTDDSAQDMKVVEIGEKSLPGVVLVVALPQ
- a CDS encoding trimeric intracellular cation channel family protein, encoding MEAHPFQLPIAIDLAAVFLMALTGAIEAIRREYDIIGLFVLSLATGVGGALIRDGVFLQRGIPAVLMDDRYLIAAAAAAVLGLAFGTRAVVSNRLIALVDALALGAYAVVGVEKTLHLGLGMVPAVLVGVVNACGGGVLRDLFSGERPMVFKPGQFYAFAALIGCIIYIPLRRYNVMEPLYAALISIAVTFGLRVLAINLDWTTRPVGETGILRRRKRR
- the fliQ gene encoding flagellar biosynthesis protein FliQ — its product is MTPEAVIGFARTAIETTLMLSLPLLGVSLVVGVVLSIVQAATQIQDPTLTFVPKIVVMFGAAIVAFPWLMDKMVGFTHDLIMNIPQYIQ
- the fliP gene encoding flagellar type III secretion system pore protein FliP (The bacterial flagellar biogenesis protein FliP forms a type III secretion system (T3SS)-type pore required for flagellar assembly.), coding for MNARIFKPYWKTLALTLAILALPALALAAEPTLTLNLAGGQQQPEKVSMLLEILFLLTVLSLAPSIVMCVTSFTRIIVVFSFLRQAMGTGQMPPNQILASLAIFMSVVIMYPTGKKMYDDAINPYMEERMGFSEAIKKAEIPLREFLFKHTREKDLSIFYTITKMEQPKTKDDVPTIMLASGFMISELKTGFTIGFLVYIPFLVLDMVVSSILLAMGMMMLPPAMVSMPFKLLLFVMVDGWSLMTASLVNSFA
- the fliO gene encoding flagellar biosynthetic protein FliO: MADVTAPIGPPGPPSLGLGEVSIKMALALFLILGVILLAYWMLRRFGPRFGLGAPVKTHGLRVESHLTLGPRKNIMVVRFLNKLLVLGVTDQSINLLTEVDASDERKDFQAVLEDAGADAGDPGPSGPGPGG
- the fliN gene encoding flagellar motor switch protein FliN, encoding MAPDDIDQDQLAAEWAAALEDDKGEAALDPFEQALGAAAAQSGGGGDDALAEQWAAALAGEEESSVKREREQAQLSAKSKEAQFKDLTQESKAPRPETGRRDLDFILDIPLDVSAELGRTKLLINELLQLGQGSVIELNKLAGEPLEIYVNGKLVARGEAVVINEKFGVRLTDIISPIERVKQLG